One Aphelocoma coerulescens isolate FSJ_1873_10779 chromosome 4A, UR_Acoe_1.0, whole genome shotgun sequence DNA window includes the following coding sequences:
- the TMEM35A gene encoding novel acetylcholine receptor chaperone isoform X2 — translation MARMSSGILYSSKRAYKSYVRALPMLKKMGVSSILLRKSIGALEVACGIVMTLVPGRPKDVANFLLLLLVLAVLFFHQLVGDPLKRYAHALVFGILLTCRLLIARQPEELPPEKRMLSVNGDEQPLIHEAAPEKGKMKVS, via the exons ATGGCAAGAATGTCTTCAGGGATATTATACTCAAGT AAACGAGCATACAAAAGCTACGTGCGGGCCCTGCCCATGCTCAAGAAGATGGGAGTCAGCTCCATCCTCCTCCGCAAGAGCATCGGCGCCCTGGAAGTGGCGTGCGGCATTGTCATGACACTGGTGCCTGGTCGCCCCAAAGACGTGGCcaacttcctcctcctcctcctcgtgctggctgtgctcttTTTCCACCAGCTCGTGGGGGACCCCCTCAAGCGTTATGCCCACGCCCTGGTCTTTGGGATCCTGCTCACCTGCCGCCTGCTGATTGCCCGCCAGCCCGAGGAGCTGCCGCCCGAGAAGAGGATGCTGTCGGTGAACGGGGATGAGCAGCCACTCATCCATGAAGCAGCTCCCGAGAAAGGCAAAATGAAGGTATCCTAG
- the TMEM35A gene encoding novel acetylcholine receptor chaperone isoform X1: MASPRTITIVALSVALGLFFVFMGTIKLTPRLSRDAYNEMKRAYKSYVRALPMLKKMGVSSILLRKSIGALEVACGIVMTLVPGRPKDVANFLLLLLVLAVLFFHQLVGDPLKRYAHALVFGILLTCRLLIARQPEELPPEKRMLSVNGDEQPLIHEAAPEKGKMKVS; the protein is encoded by the exons ATGGCATCTCCCAGGACCATCACCATCGTCGCCCTCTCGGTGGCCCTGGGGCTCTTCTTCGTCTTTATGGGGACCATCAAACTGACCCCCCGGCTCAGCAGGGATGCCTACAATGAGATG AAACGAGCATACAAAAGCTACGTGCGGGCCCTGCCCATGCTCAAGAAGATGGGAGTCAGCTCCATCCTCCTCCGCAAGAGCATCGGCGCCCTGGAAGTGGCGTGCGGCATTGTCATGACACTGGTGCCTGGTCGCCCCAAAGACGTGGCcaacttcctcctcctcctcctcgtgctggctgtgctcttTTTCCACCAGCTCGTGGGGGACCCCCTCAAGCGTTATGCCCACGCCCTGGTCTTTGGGATCCTGCTCACCTGCCGCCTGCTGATTGCCCGCCAGCCCGAGGAGCTGCCGCCCGAGAAGAGGATGCTGTCGGTGAACGGGGATGAGCAGCCACTCATCCATGAAGCAGCTCCCGAGAAAGGCAAAATGAAGGTATCCTAG
- the TRMT2B gene encoding LOW QUALITY PROTEIN: tRNA (uracil-5-)-methyltransferase homolog B (The sequence of the model RefSeq protein was modified relative to this genomic sequence to represent the inferred CDS: inserted 1 base in 1 codon): MLHAGSRCPRCVLCRGSIEPGFAPRPRWARGQLGVLRPWLLRSRAQLHAGLWHRPAELVPWALPAAASAFAPPLLEESASERIPTSYPQSLAPQGKGPQFVMSDERNIVCVKASHVENVPSKHKQVAQCYEEFICRXPLDSCILFHEGGDWRELVVRTTSCGHTMAIITFHPQELGQETLATQKALLKEFFMCGPGAVCALTSLYFQESTMTRCSHKQSPFQLLHGAPHIFEELLGLKFCISPDAFFQANPAGAQVLYQAVGELCQATGDTVLLDICCGTGTIGLSLAHRVSKVIGVEVVEKAIEDAEWNAAFSGISNCEFHSGKAEAVLPPLPAPWEDAQPLVAVVNPSQAGLHYRVVRAVRSCRSIRRLLYISCKPEGKATRNFLELCCPPDPWKKLAGEPFAPVLAVPFDMFPHTVHCELVLLFTR, translated from the exons ATGCTTCATGCTGG CAGCCGCTGCCCTCGCTGCGTTCTCTGCCGCGGCTCCATTGAACCCGGCTTCGCCCCGCGGCCGCGCTGGGCCCGCGGGCAGCTCGGAGTCCTGCGGCCGTGGCTGctgcggagccgtgcccagctccACGCCGGGCTCTGGCACCGGCCGGCAGAGCTGGTCCCCTGGGCGCTGCCGGCAGCAGCCTCCGCCTTTGCTCCCCCGCTCCTGGAGGAATCGGCCTCCGAGAGGATTCCCACCTCCTACCCCCAATCTTTAGCTCCACAAGGGAAAGGTCCACAGTTTGTCATGTCAGATG AAAGAAATATTGTCTGTGTGAAAGCCAGCCATGTGGAGAACGTACCCTCAAAACATAAACAAGTAGCCCAG TGCTATGAGGAGTTCATCTGTC TCCCCCTGGACTCCTGCATCCTCTTCCATGAAGGAGGAGACTGGCGGGAGCTCGTGGTTCGCACCACCAGCTGTGGCCACACCATGGCCATCATCACCTTCCACCCccaggagctgggccag GAGACACTGGCTACTCAGAAAGCATTGCTGAAGGAGTTCTTCATGTGTGGGCCTGGAGCAGTCTGTGCCTTGACTTCACTTTATTTCCAAGAGAG CACCATGACACGCTGCTCCCACAAGCAGTcccccttccagctcctccaTGGAGCACCGCACATCTTTGAAGAGCTGCTTGGCCTGAAGTTCTGCATCTCTCCAGATGCCTTTTTCCAAGCCAATCCGGCTGGAGCACAAGTTCTGTACCAGGCAGTTGGGGAGCTCTGCCAGGCTACTGGGGACACCGTCCTCCTTGACATCTGCTGTGGAACAG GTACAATTGGTCTCTCTCTGGCTCACCGAGTGTCCAAGGTTATTGGTGTTGAGGTGGTGGAGAAGGCAATAGAGGATGCTGAGTGGAATGCAGCATTCAGTG GGATCTCAAACTGTGAGTTTCACAGTGGAAAGGCAGAGGCTGTGTTGCCACCACTCCCGGCACCGTGGGAGGATGCCCAACCGCTTGTTGCTGTGGTGAACCCCTCTCAGGCTGGCCTAC ATTACAGGGTTGTACGAGCCGTCCGGAGCTGCAGGTCCATCCGCAGGCTGCTCTACATCTCCTGCAAGCCAGAGGGCAAAGCCACGAGGAACTTCCTCGA gctgtgctgccCACCTGACCCATGGAAGAAGCTGGCAGGGGAACCATTTGCCCCCGTGTTGGCTGTTCCTTTTGACATGTTTCCTCACACTGTGCATTGtgagctggtgctgctgttcACCCGCTGA